The following are encoded together in the Flavihumibacter fluvii genome:
- the dnaA gene encoding chromosomal replication initiator protein DnaA: MTKTLDTVWNSCLEIIKDIVEWQHFKTWFEPIKPVELKSTVLVIQVPSQFFYEYLEEHYVNLLAKTLRRVLGKDAQLEYRIMVDSGNHKNKPLTMDVPAHGYKTYSNNEMDFPLVINNPVKNPFVIPGLKKMQIDPQLNPIYTFEAYIEGDCNRVARRAGKTVADKPGANSFNPLVIYGGVGLGKTHLAQAIGNEVKRVNPNKVVLYVSSEKFINQFVDHSRNNAINDFIHFYQLIDVLIIDDVQFFNRAEKSQDAFFAIFNHLHQSGKQLILTSDKAPKDLEGVQERLLSRFRWGLSADLQVPDYETRIDILERKMKNDGLEMPREVVKYLAYNINSNVRELEGALISLLAQSSLNRREIDLDLAKKVLRNFVKTSSKEITIEAIQKMVCDYFDVPYDKLLQKTRKREIVQARQITMYLAKSFTKNSLKTIGEHFGGRDHTTVIHSCQTVKDLMDTDNVFRENVMELQQKVQLAAL; the protein is encoded by the coding sequence ATGACCAAAACCTTAGATACAGTCTGGAACAGTTGTCTGGAAATCATTAAGGATATCGTGGAGTGGCAGCATTTCAAAACCTGGTTCGAGCCTATTAAGCCTGTTGAATTAAAAAGCACCGTACTTGTTATTCAGGTACCCAGTCAGTTTTTTTATGAATACCTTGAGGAACATTACGTAAACCTGCTGGCAAAAACATTACGCAGGGTTTTAGGAAAAGATGCACAATTGGAATATAGAATAATGGTAGATAGCGGCAATCATAAAAATAAGCCTTTAACGATGGACGTTCCCGCCCATGGTTACAAGACCTATTCCAATAATGAAATGGATTTTCCATTGGTGATCAATAATCCTGTGAAAAATCCGTTTGTGATACCTGGACTTAAGAAAATGCAGATTGATCCGCAACTGAACCCTATTTATACTTTCGAAGCCTATATAGAAGGTGATTGCAACCGGGTAGCTCGCAGGGCGGGTAAAACTGTTGCGGACAAACCAGGTGCAAATTCTTTTAATCCACTCGTCATCTATGGCGGCGTTGGATTAGGAAAGACCCACCTGGCCCAGGCCATTGGTAACGAAGTGAAGCGGGTGAATCCAAATAAAGTGGTGTTATATGTTAGTTCGGAGAAATTCATCAACCAGTTTGTTGACCATAGCCGGAATAATGCGATCAATGATTTCATACATTTTTACCAGTTGATCGATGTGCTCATTATTGATGATGTACAGTTTTTCAACCGTGCGGAAAAGTCCCAGGACGCTTTTTTTGCGATATTCAATCACCTGCACCAATCCGGCAAACAATTGATCCTGACTTCAGATAAAGCACCAAAAGACCTTGAAGGTGTGCAGGAACGTTTGCTGAGCCGGTTCCGTTGGGGATTGAGCGCTGACTTGCAGGTGCCGGATTATGAGACCAGGATCGATATCCTGGAGCGGAAGATGAAGAATGACGGACTGGAGATGCCGCGTGAAGTAGTGAAGTACCTGGCATATAATATTAATAGTAATGTCCGCGAGCTGGAAGGAGCCCTGATCTCCCTTTTGGCACAATCTTCGCTTAATCGTAGGGAAATTGACCTTGATTTGGCGAAGAAAGTACTCCGTAATTTTGTGAAGACGTCATCCAAGGAAATCACGATTGAAGCCATCCAGAAAATGGTTTGCGACTATTTTGATGTTCCTTACGATAAATTGCTTCAAAAGACCCGTAAACGAGAAATCGTACAGGCTCGCCAGATTACCATGTACCTGGCCAAATCCTTTACCAAAAATTCACTAAAGACCATCGGCGAACATTTTGGGGGGCGTGACCACACGACGGTGATCCACAGTTGCCAGACCGTTAAGGATCTCATGGATACGGACAATGTATTCCGGGAGAATGTAATGGAATTACAGCAGAAAGTGCAGTTAGCAGCATTGTAG
- a CDS encoding PQQ-dependent sugar dehydrogenase, protein MNGLPYTLTSLLCITLLIGCHSPLEKKITAEKKLEHTDTIGVKFELVTDAIAAPIEYIVPPDNTHRIFITDNKGMIWLLKNDSLHPRPFLNFKNRLEQKDKKSQPGEIFSIAFHPQFASNSKFFVCYAKPSGKQAGTFKFIVSEFTVDKSNQDIADLKTERQVMELENKNIVFNGAQIAFGPDGYLYISIGDDKLGDSTYIYHAQDLNYLNGKLLRIDVNKTPYAIPADNPFIGIKNTRPEIWAYGFRKLWRFCFDSASHQLFGADVGELKQEEINIVKKGGNYGWPIKEGDSIFENNTSNNQATLVAPIYAYTHKDGICIIGGSFYYGRDIPPLMNKYVFADFNGSLFALSKDGKDGWIRQVLNKPADPFLICGSSVDENNELIVLGILNTKAGFKGAVYKIVKG, encoded by the coding sequence ATGAATGGATTACCCTACACATTAACCAGCTTGCTGTGTATTACCCTTTTAATAGGCTGCCATAGCCCCTTAGAAAAAAAAATTACCGCAGAAAAAAAACTGGAGCATACTGATACGATTGGGGTAAAATTTGAATTAGTGACGGATGCAATTGCTGCCCCTATTGAATATATTGTACCACCTGATAATACGCACCGGATATTTATTACAGATAACAAGGGCATGATATGGCTGCTTAAAAATGACTCATTACATCCAAGGCCTTTCCTCAATTTCAAAAACAGATTGGAGCAGAAAGATAAAAAATCACAACCGGGCGAAATATTCAGTATTGCATTTCATCCCCAGTTCGCAAGTAACAGCAAATTCTTTGTGTGCTATGCCAAACCATCAGGCAAACAGGCTGGGACTTTCAAATTTATAGTTTCAGAATTTACAGTTGACAAAAGCAATCAGGATATTGCCGACCTGAAAACAGAGCGCCAGGTAATGGAACTGGAAAATAAAAATATTGTGTTCAATGGTGCCCAGATAGCTTTTGGACCAGATGGATACCTTTACATTTCCATTGGTGATGATAAATTAGGCGATTCCACATACATCTATCATGCACAGGATTTGAATTATCTAAATGGGAAATTATTACGGATTGACGTTAATAAAACACCCTATGCCATCCCGGCAGACAATCCCTTTATTGGAATAAAAAATACCAGGCCGGAAATCTGGGCCTACGGGTTTCGGAAATTGTGGCGTTTTTGCTTTGATTCTGCAAGTCACCAGTTATTCGGGGCCGATGTTGGTGAACTGAAACAGGAGGAAATTAATATTGTGAAGAAAGGTGGAAATTATGGCTGGCCAATTAAAGAAGGCGACAGCATCTTTGAAAATAACACTTCAAATAACCAGGCAACTTTAGTCGCACCAATTTATGCTTATACCCACAAAGACGGTATCTGTATTATCGGTGGTAGTTTTTATTATGGAAGGGATATTCCCCCATTAATGAATAAATATGTTTTTGCTGATTTTAACGGGAGCCTGTTTGCCCTATCAAAAGATGGTAAGGATGGCTGGATAAGACAAGTATTAAATAAACCGGCCGATCCATTTTTGATTTGCGGCAGCAGTGTTGATGAAAACAATGAATTGATTGTTTTAGGCATTCTGAATACCAAAGCCGGTTTTAAGGGTGCCGTGTATAAAATTGTAAAGGGATAA
- a CDS encoding dihydrofolate reductase family protein, giving the protein MITTAVYIGTSLDGFIAKKDGNIDWLVKFESPEIGESYMQFMRNIDVHVIGRNTFDKVLTFDPWPFEKKVFVLSTTLNDLPNHLKQKVEIISMAPREVLKYLSDLGFSNIYIDGAKVIQHFLQEDCVDELIITRIPVLLGDGIPLFGLLDQALSFKHEGTLVFQNGLVKSHYKRAGN; this is encoded by the coding sequence ATGATAACAACTGCAGTATATATAGGCACAAGCCTTGATGGCTTTATTGCAAAGAAAGATGGTAATATCGACTGGCTGGTAAAATTTGAAAGCCCCGAAATTGGGGAAAGCTATATGCAATTTATGCGCAATATAGATGTGCATGTCATTGGACGTAACACTTTCGACAAGGTATTGACCTTCGATCCATGGCCATTTGAAAAAAAAGTTTTTGTCCTTAGTACAACCCTAAATGATCTGCCGAACCACCTGAAACAAAAAGTGGAAATCATTTCGATGGCACCTCGTGAAGTATTAAAATACCTTTCAGACCTGGGCTTCTCCAATATTTATATCGATGGCGCAAAAGTCATCCAGCATTTCCTGCAGGAAGACTGTGTTGATGAGTTGATCATTACAAGGATACCTGTTTTGCTAGGAGACGGCATTCCTTTGTTTGGGCTGCTAGACCAGGCATTGTCATTTAAACACGAAGGGACCCTGGTATTTCAAAACGGATTGGTCAAGAGCCATTATAAGCGGGCAGGAAATTGA
- a CDS encoding MBL fold metallo-hydrolase: MQLHLLEVRFDFGAGENIIYPVVMGNPGQFILVDCGYTGFLPKIEAALQQCSISAGQLHGVLVTHHDMDHVGGLHELVTAYPHLKIYSSATEEKYINGVEKSLRLIQAEELFPTFPEDQKPGAIWFQELLKKVKPVKVDHTFPAESETYLLPGAKIISTPGHTPGHISIYLEDTKTLIAADALVFENGELEIANPAFTLDLTMAVNSVKKISELDIHKIICYHGGVVETNIMPSLKKLIAKYS, from the coding sequence ATGCAACTGCATCTCCTTGAAGTCAGATTTGATTTTGGAGCAGGGGAAAACATTATTTACCCTGTTGTGATGGGTAATCCCGGCCAGTTCATTTTAGTCGATTGTGGTTATACTGGTTTTTTACCAAAAATAGAGGCGGCATTACAGCAATGTTCAATTTCAGCCGGGCAATTGCATGGTGTGCTGGTCACACACCATGATATGGATCATGTTGGGGGATTACATGAATTGGTAACTGCCTATCCACATTTGAAAATTTATTCTTCTGCAACGGAAGAGAAATACATTAACGGAGTGGAAAAATCATTGCGGCTTATCCAGGCAGAGGAGCTATTCCCCACTTTTCCCGAGGATCAAAAACCAGGCGCTATCTGGTTCCAGGAATTATTGAAAAAAGTCAAACCAGTAAAGGTTGACCATACCTTCCCTGCAGAAAGTGAAACCTATTTGTTACCAGGTGCAAAAATTATTTCCACACCTGGACATACACCCGGACATATTTCCATTTACCTTGAAGACACTAAGACATTAATCGCTGCCGATGCCCTGGTTTTCGAAAATGGTGAACTTGAGATTGCCAATCCTGCTTTCACACTTGACCTCACCATGGCTGTAAACAGTGTAAAAAAAATCAGTGAACTTGATATCCATAAAATCATCTGTTACCATGGGGGTGTAGTAGAAACCAATATAATGCCTTCCCTGAAAAAACTGATCGCTAAATATTCCTGA
- a CDS encoding RNA polymerase sigma factor, protein MIAVAPHIDELVDGCRRNNRAAQEQLYRQFYRLAMTVALRYSRDEMDAADIVSLAFVKVFKSIHSFDSDKGALQTWIKKIVMNEGLDHLKSRERFSHNVELESVPEPAISNNALEQLGADEIMKLIHQLPPATHAVFVLYAVEGYNHREIAEQLSISEGTSKWHLSEARKKLQQQLSRTSSG, encoded by the coding sequence GTGATCGCAGTTGCACCACATATTGACGAATTGGTAGATGGTTGCCGGCGTAACAACCGTGCTGCACAGGAGCAACTATACAGGCAGTTTTACAGACTGGCCATGACGGTCGCATTACGTTATTCCCGTGATGAAATGGATGCAGCTGATATTGTCAGCCTGGCTTTTGTAAAGGTGTTTAAAAGCATCCACAGTTTCGATAGCGATAAAGGGGCCTTGCAGACCTGGATTAAAAAGATCGTGATGAATGAAGGACTGGATCACCTGAAATCACGGGAAAGGTTCAGCCATAATGTGGAACTGGAATCTGTACCTGAACCAGCTATCAGTAACAATGCCCTGGAACAGCTTGGTGCCGATGAGATCATGAAACTCATCCATCAGTTACCCCCGGCAACACATGCGGTGTTCGTATTGTATGCTGTTGAAGGCTATAATCACCGGGAAATAGCCGAACAGCTTTCTATCAGCGAGGGGACATCAAAATGGCACCTCAGTGAAGCCCGGAAAAAATTGCAACAACAACTCAGCAGGACAAGTTCCGGATGA
- a CDS encoding ABC transporter permease produces the protein MIKNFLKVAFRNLLRNKGFSAINIIGLAIGMASAILILLWIQNEVSYDQFHDKNDRIYEAWNRASFDGKLWCWNTTPKILARTLEHDLPEIERAVRVNWNSNLLFTVGDKKIMKSGNMVDTGFLQMFSFPMLKGNPATALNDMHSVVLTEKLAKSLFGNQEAMGKVIKLDNKDNFTVTGILKDLPNNTRFDFEYLLPWSYLKFRNEDDSSWGNNSTRTYVLLKKNVRFASVEPKIKVLKQHYDEEAKKDKWEMFIYPISRWRLYSSFTNGTEDNGGRSTFVKLFGTIAGFILLIACINFMNLSTARSEKRAKEVGIRKVVGAHRGSLIGQFIAESILIAFIAAIIAVVIVQLSLPGYNHLTDKKLFINYGSGWTWMACIGFILFTGLLAGSYPAFFLSSFQPVKVLKGTFKKANALISPRKVLVVIQFTFAIILIICTIIVKQQIDYARDRETGYNKDNLVYHFMTGDIPKNYPLIKNELLAAGVAVAITKTSAPLTESWSDGWGQEWEGKDPNDKTDFNRYVCDEGLGKTAGLLFVQGRDFDLKQFPTDSTGMIINESSLKVMKFKDPIGKIVKDNGIDWHIIGVIKDFILTNPYEPTRPMLISGAKSDWFSILQIKLNGKNPTAQNLQKAEAIFKKYNPEYPFDYKFVDEAYAQKFENEQRQGTLAGLFAGLTIFISCLGLFGLATYMAENRIKEIGVRKVLGASVSGITALLSRDFVKLVVISFLIAAPLAWWGMYKWLQDYTYRVDIKWWVFAAACGLSVAIAIITVSYQAIRAAVANPVKSLRTE, from the coding sequence ATGATCAAGAACTTTTTGAAGGTGGCTTTCAGGAACCTGCTCCGTAACAAGGGATTTTCCGCTATCAATATTATAGGCCTGGCGATTGGTATGGCCAGCGCTATACTTATCTTGTTATGGATCCAGAATGAAGTAAGTTATGACCAGTTTCATGATAAGAATGACCGGATCTATGAAGCCTGGAACCGGGCAAGCTTTGATGGAAAACTGTGGTGTTGGAATACTACCCCAAAAATACTGGCCCGCACATTGGAACATGACTTGCCTGAAATAGAGCGGGCTGTTCGGGTAAACTGGAACAGTAATTTATTGTTTACCGTAGGCGATAAAAAAATCATGAAGAGCGGGAATATGGTCGATACTGGTTTCCTGCAGATGTTCAGTTTCCCGATGTTGAAGGGTAATCCGGCTACAGCCTTGAACGACATGCATTCTGTTGTGCTTACTGAAAAGTTGGCGAAGAGTTTATTCGGAAACCAGGAAGCGATGGGTAAAGTGATCAAGCTGGATAACAAGGATAATTTCACGGTGACCGGAATTTTAAAAGACCTCCCCAATAATACACGCTTTGATTTTGAATATTTATTGCCCTGGTCCTACCTCAAATTCAGGAATGAAGATGATTCCAGTTGGGGAAATAACAGTACGCGGACCTATGTACTACTGAAAAAAAATGTGCGTTTTGCATCAGTTGAGCCCAAGATAAAAGTACTGAAGCAACATTATGATGAAGAGGCTAAGAAAGACAAATGGGAAATGTTTATTTATCCCATTAGTCGCTGGCGTTTGTATTCCAGTTTTACCAATGGCACAGAAGATAATGGTGGCCGTTCCACTTTTGTGAAATTGTTTGGTACCATAGCAGGGTTTATCCTGTTGATCGCCTGCATCAATTTCATGAACCTCAGCACTGCGCGCAGTGAGAAAAGGGCCAAAGAAGTGGGTATACGAAAAGTAGTAGGTGCCCATAGGGGATCATTAATCGGGCAGTTCATCGCGGAGTCAATATTGATCGCATTTATTGCCGCCATAATTGCCGTGGTGATCGTGCAGCTCAGTCTGCCTGGGTATAACCACCTGACAGATAAAAAATTGTTCATCAATTATGGCAGCGGCTGGACCTGGATGGCCTGCATCGGATTTATTTTATTTACGGGTTTGTTGGCGGGCAGTTATCCGGCATTTTTCCTCTCTTCCTTCCAGCCTGTAAAAGTATTAAAAGGCACTTTCAAGAAAGCGAATGCATTGATCAGTCCACGGAAAGTCCTTGTGGTGATCCAATTTACGTTTGCAATTATTCTCATCATTTGTACTATTATAGTAAAGCAGCAGATCGATTATGCGCGTGATCGTGAAACCGGATATAATAAGGACAACCTGGTCTATCATTTCATGACTGGTGATATACCTAAAAATTATCCCCTCATCAAGAATGAATTGCTTGCAGCCGGTGTGGCTGTAGCCATAACTAAAACCAGTGCGCCATTGACGGAAAGCTGGAGCGATGGCTGGGGGCAGGAGTGGGAAGGTAAGGACCCAAATGATAAAACGGATTTTAACCGGTATGTCTGTGATGAGGGATTGGGCAAAACAGCAGGTTTACTATTTGTGCAGGGCCGGGATTTCGACCTGAAGCAATTCCCCACGGATTCAACGGGCATGATCATCAATGAGTCTTCCTTAAAAGTGATGAAGTTCAAAGACCCGATAGGCAAGATCGTGAAAGACAATGGTATTGATTGGCATATTATTGGTGTGATCAAGGATTTTATTTTGACCAACCCCTATGAACCTACAAGGCCAATGCTGATCTCTGGTGCAAAGAGTGATTGGTTCTCCATCCTGCAGATAAAACTGAACGGGAAAAATCCGACTGCCCAAAACCTCCAGAAAGCTGAAGCGATCTTTAAAAAATACAATCCAGAGTATCCTTTCGATTACAAGTTTGTGGATGAGGCCTATGCGCAGAAATTCGAAAATGAACAAAGGCAGGGTACCCTGGCCGGATTGTTTGCAGGCCTTACTATATTCATTTCTTGTCTTGGACTATTTGGATTAGCTACCTATATGGCTGAGAACCGGATTAAGGAAATTGGCGTACGCAAAGTACTGGGTGCATCTGTGTCTGGTATCACAGCGCTGTTATCCAGGGATTTTGTGAAACTGGTGGTGATCTCTTTTTTAATTGCAGCACCTTTAGCATGGTGGGGCATGTACAAATGGCTACAAGATTATACCTATAGGGTAGATATAAAATGGTGGGTCTTTGCGGCAGCCTGCGGACTTTCAGTTGCCATTGCGATCATCACGGTCAGTTACCAGGCGATCAGGGCAGCTGTGGCCAATCCTGTAAAGAGTTTAAGAACGGAATAA
- the fdhA gene encoding formaldehyde dehydrogenase, glutathione-independent: MCQNHGVAYVSPGIVEVREIEYPKLALGNRKCEHGVILKIVSTNICGSDQHMVRGRTTAPSGLVLGHEITGLIIEAGRDVEFVKVGDLVSVPFNIACGRCRNCKAGQTGICLNVNPSRPGAAYGYVDMGGWVGGQAEYVMVPYADFNLLKFPDSEQAMAKIRDLTLLSDIFPTGFHGAVTAGVGPGSIVYVAGAGPVGLACAASCHLLGAALVIVGDMIDERLAQAKSFGCEVIDLKKEGSLADHIAAIVGVPEVDCAVDCVGFEAKGHGHDSNIEQPATVLNSIMEITRAGGQLGVPGLYVTGDPGGVDEGAKTGSLKIRIGLGWAKSHSIHTGQCPVMKYHRQLMNAILYDKIKIAKAVNVEVISLKDSIRGYADFDKGAAKKFVIDPHGMIAN; encoded by the coding sequence ATGTGCCAAAATCATGGAGTTGCTTATGTTAGTCCGGGTATCGTAGAAGTTCGCGAAATCGAATATCCCAAACTTGCCCTGGGTAATCGTAAATGTGAACACGGTGTTATCCTGAAAATTGTTTCCACCAATATCTGCGGTAGTGACCAGCACATGGTTCGTGGCAGAACTACAGCGCCATCAGGGCTGGTACTGGGTCATGAAATAACCGGCCTGATCATTGAAGCCGGACGAGATGTGGAGTTTGTGAAAGTGGGTGACCTGGTTTCAGTTCCGTTTAATATAGCTTGTGGACGTTGCCGTAATTGTAAAGCCGGACAAACCGGCATTTGCCTGAATGTGAATCCATCCCGCCCAGGTGCAGCTTATGGATATGTAGACATGGGCGGATGGGTAGGCGGACAAGCGGAATATGTGATGGTGCCATATGCTGATTTTAATTTGTTGAAATTCCCTGATAGCGAACAGGCGATGGCAAAGATCAGGGACCTTACCTTATTGTCTGATATCTTTCCAACTGGATTTCATGGCGCAGTAACAGCTGGGGTTGGTCCGGGCAGCATTGTATATGTTGCAGGAGCCGGGCCAGTTGGATTGGCATGTGCAGCTTCATGCCACTTACTTGGCGCTGCATTAGTTATTGTAGGTGATATGATTGATGAAAGACTGGCGCAGGCAAAGAGTTTTGGTTGTGAGGTAATTGACCTGAAAAAAGAAGGCAGTCTTGCAGACCATATTGCTGCAATTGTTGGTGTTCCGGAAGTGGATTGCGCCGTTGATTGCGTTGGCTTTGAAGCAAAGGGACATGGGCATGACAGCAATATTGAACAACCCGCAACCGTATTGAATTCGATCATGGAAATTACGCGGGCAGGCGGACAACTGGGTGTTCCCGGGTTGTATGTAACCGGTGATCCAGGTGGTGTTGATGAAGGTGCAAAAACAGGCAGCCTGAAAATCAGGATCGGGCTGGGCTGGGCAAAATCGCATTCTATACATACAGGACAATGTCCGGTGATGAAATACCATCGCCAACTGATGAATGCTATCCTATATGATAAAATAAAAATTGCCAAAGCAGTGAATGTGGAAGTGATCTCGCTGAAAGATTCGATAAGAGGCTATGCGGATTTTGATAAAGGAGCAGCTAAGAAATTTGTGATTGATCCGCATGGTATGATCGCTAACTAG
- a CDS encoding efflux RND transporter periplasmic adaptor subunit, which translates to MDKVIETEVIHQKRKKTILVTVLAVCMVLIAVWWLRANLGSTVSRTVITTAIVEKGNVENTLSASGEVLPEFEETVTSPINASVQQVLLDAGSTVKPGQSILTLDKSAAQAELEKQKFQLESKRNDIKKLRLQLDKSFFDIKSSNDIKQLRISSLEADVENARRLFKAGGGTREDIEKAEQNLNVARLEKLQLENEIGTKQQTMKVEMREAEIAAAIQENDLKELERRLQRASIVASRNGVVTWVNKNIGSAIREGDALARIADLSSFKIQGSISDSYLDQLHPGIKAIIRINDEKLPGTVVNIQPSVQNSIVYFDVHLDEVDNKMLRPNMKVEVFLVTASSNNVLRVANGPAFRGAADQDIFVVKGNKAERRSVHLGMSNFDFVEIKDKVKPGDVIITTDMSAFKNAQAITITD; encoded by the coding sequence ATGGACAAGGTTATTGAGACAGAAGTCATTCACCAAAAGCGAAAAAAAACCATTCTCGTTACAGTTTTAGCCGTTTGTATGGTGTTGATTGCTGTTTGGTGGTTGCGCGCCAACCTGGGATCTACTGTATCGCGGACAGTGATTACAACAGCTATCGTGGAAAAAGGCAATGTAGAAAATACACTATCTGCTTCCGGTGAAGTATTGCCTGAGTTTGAAGAGACGGTGACCAGTCCGATTAACGCTTCGGTACAACAGGTGTTGTTGGATGCCGGAAGTACTGTGAAACCTGGACAATCAATCCTCACACTTGATAAATCTGCTGCCCAGGCTGAACTGGAAAAACAAAAATTCCAACTTGAATCAAAACGTAATGATATCAAAAAACTACGCTTGCAGCTGGATAAGAGTTTCTTTGATATCAAATCCAGTAACGACATCAAACAACTACGGATCAGTAGCCTGGAAGCCGATGTTGAAAATGCCAGGCGATTATTTAAAGCGGGTGGGGGTACCCGTGAGGATATTGAAAAAGCAGAACAAAACCTGAATGTTGCCAGGCTGGAGAAGCTGCAACTGGAAAATGAGATCGGCACTAAACAGCAGACCATGAAGGTTGAAATGCGCGAAGCGGAGATCGCGGCAGCCATCCAGGAAAATGACCTTAAAGAGCTGGAACGCCGGCTGCAGCGGGCGAGTATTGTAGCTAGTCGAAATGGGGTGGTTACATGGGTCAATAAGAATATCGGCTCCGCAATACGTGAGGGCGATGCACTGGCGCGGATTGCTGACCTAAGTAGTTTTAAAATCCAGGGAAGTATCTCGGACAGCTACCTGGATCAATTACATCCCGGCATCAAGGCCATCATTCGTATTAATGATGAAAAACTACCTGGAACAGTCGTTAATATACAGCCATCCGTTCAAAACAGTATTGTTTACTTCGATGTACATCTAGATGAGGTTGACAATAAAATGTTACGACCTAATATGAAGGTAGAGGTCTTCCTGGTTACCGCCTCCAGCAATAATGTATTGCGTGTGGCCAATGGTCCGGCTTTCAGGGGGGCTGCCGACCAGGACATCTTTGTAGTGAAAGGAAACAAGGCAGAAAGAAGAAGTGTACACCTCGGTATGAGCAATTTTGATTTTGTCGAGATCAAAGACAAAGTGAAACCCGGCGATGTTATTATAACCACAGACATGAGTGCCTTTAAAAATGCACAAGCGATTACCATAACAGACTAA
- a CDS encoding TolC family protein encodes MITRLFYIVLLLFPRMMVFAQSSDTILLNLQDVILMAREKSIASKQAITTKKTKYWEYQTFRSNYKPQLLLSGILPGYNKTFTEVQQPDGTILFQSIHNNNSSLDLSFSQSISATGGTIFGTTQLQRFEDYDRKNKLYNGVPFGIGYSQPLWQFNALKWDKKIEPLKYRESNQAYIESMEQISILASGYFFDLLVAQVNLQIAETNLANTQKIQVITNEKLALGKISKNEVLQLQLEELKSQKAVGIARRDMEIARLNLRSYTGLQSNVQIALSMPKATISMQAPADRVLSEAFANRSDAIAFVRRMAEARRDVSKAKGDNGLNAALTAQLGFSKSAPTIPKVYQSPQDQQEVRLTFTIPILDWGRSKSRTKTAEANLEFTSYAVEQDKQVFIQEIFTQVTLFEMMQDQLVFTARADSIASEKYQIASERYVLGNLSITDLSIAFQEKDQAKRDYIAALRDFWGAYYQLRYLSLYDFEKNEKIHYP; translated from the coding sequence ATGATTACGCGATTATTTTATATTGTTTTATTGCTCTTTCCGCGTATGATGGTATTCGCGCAAAGTTCGGATACCATTTTACTGAACCTGCAGGATGTTATCTTGATGGCCAGGGAGAAATCCATTGCCTCAAAACAGGCCATCACCACGAAAAAGACAAAATACTGGGAGTACCAGACCTTCCGGTCAAATTATAAACCACAATTATTACTCAGCGGAATATTGCCAGGATACAACAAAACCTTCACTGAAGTGCAGCAGCCTGATGGTACCATTTTGTTTCAATCCATTCACAACAATAACTCCTCATTGGACCTTTCTTTCAGCCAAAGTATTTCAGCAACTGGAGGTACCATTTTTGGTACCACCCAATTACAACGGTTCGAAGATTATGACAGGAAGAATAAACTGTATAATGGGGTTCCATTCGGTATTGGTTACAGCCAGCCGCTATGGCAATTCAATGCTCTTAAATGGGATAAAAAAATTGAACCCCTGAAATACCGCGAAAGTAACCAGGCCTATATTGAATCAATGGAACAGATATCCATACTTGCGAGTGGTTATTTTTTCGACCTACTGGTGGCACAGGTGAATCTCCAGATCGCTGAGACCAACCTGGCCAATACGCAAAAAATACAGGTGATCACCAATGAAAAATTAGCTCTTGGAAAAATCTCAAAAAATGAGGTACTGCAATTGCAACTTGAAGAACTTAAATCGCAGAAAGCGGTAGGTATTGCGCGGCGTGATATGGAGATAGCCCGCCTTAACCTCCGTTCGTATACAGGTTTGCAAAGCAACGTCCAGATTGCATTGTCCATGCCCAAGGCAACCATTTCCATGCAAGCACCGGCTGACAGGGTGTTGTCTGAAGCATTTGCCAACCGGAGTGATGCAATCGCTTTTGTGCGACGGATGGCTGAAGCAAGAAGGGACGTTTCCAAGGCAAAAGGAGACAACGGCCTAAATGCTGCCCTGACTGCGCAATTGGGCTTTTCGAAAAGTGCGCCAACAATTCCAAAAGTCTACCAGTCACCGCAGGACCAGCAGGAGGTAAGATTGACCTTTACTATTCCTATCCTCGATTGGGGAAGATCTAAGTCACGAACTAAAACCGCAGAAGCTAATCTGGAGTTTACGTCTTATGCTGTCGAGCAGGATAAGCAGGTCTTCATCCAGGAAATATTTACACAGGTGACCTTGTTTGAAATGATGCAGGACCAATTGGTTTTTACAGCAAGGGCCGATAGCATTGCCAGTGAAAAATACCAGATTGCCAGTGAAAGGTACGTGCTTGGAAATCTTAGTATCACTGACCTAAGTATTGCTTTCCAGGAAAAGGACCAGGCTAAACGGGATTATATCGCAGCGCTGCGGGATTTCTGGGGTGCTTATTACCAGCTGCGGTACCTTTCTTTATATGACTTTGAAAAGAACGAAAAAATACATTACCCATAA